A window of the Thermococcus sp. M39 genome harbors these coding sequences:
- a CDS encoding 2-oxoglutarate ferredoxin oxidoreductase subunit delta: MADVEIKKENYLVIGKTKNVEIDVDTFLCKGCGICVELCPRKVFEWSKELSEKGVHYPVPVHADKCVRCKLCELLCPDFAIAVRW; the protein is encoded by the coding sequence ATGGCAGATGTCGAAATTAAAAAGGAAAACTACCTCGTGATAGGAAAGACCAAAAATGTGGAAATTGATGTTGATACTTTTCTCTGCAAAGGTTGCGGAATTTGCGTTGAGCTTTGTCCAAGAAAAGTCTTTGAATGGAGCAAAGAACTGAGCGAAAAGGGTGTGCACTATCCAGTTCCAGTTCATGCTGATAAGTGCGTAAGATGTAAACTCTGCGAACTGCTCTGTCCGGATTTTGCCATAGCAGTTAGGTGGTAA